Within Leptospira sp. WS39.C2, the genomic segment AGAAGGTACAGGGCTTGGACTTTCCATCTCACATCAATTAGTTGATTTTTTAGGTGGGACAATTCATGTAGAAAGTGAGCTAGGTCATGGTTCAAAATTTATATTTGAATTACCTCTATTAAAATTAGTAGACATACCATTGGATTTGATTCAGAAATCAAAAATTGGTCCAACAAATTCAAAGGAGGTTTGGCAAATTACTAAAATTGATGACAAAGAAAAAGACTATGTTCAGAATTTCTTAAACTCAAAAGAAAATTTATACAAAAATGAAATTTTACAGATGATCAAAATTCAAAATTTCGGGCAACTTTTGCAACTATTGGGGAAAATACCATTTGAGGACAAAGGGAAAACCATCTTGCTTGAAAAAGTAAAACACAAACGATATAAATTTTTAATCGATTTGGTTCAATCTACCTCTACGTAATCTTTTATTCTTTTTTTGTTTTGATATCAATTTTTTGGTATTTTTTTTGTTTTAAAACATCAGTGATCTGAACGAAACTTCCAAACTCTGTATGTTGGTCAACTTCCAAACTCACACTCATATTTGGATCTGAATTAGAATCTAAGGTATTCATAAATTCATCTATATCCATTTTGATTTCATTTTTATACAAGTCACCATTGGATTTAATTTGGATTTTTAATGGATGTGTTTCATTTCCAAAACTATCTGTTTTTGATTTTGGCAAATCCAACGAGATTGTAGAAGTTGGTTCAGTAAACCGAACAGCTAACATCAAAAAAATCAAAAGGATGAATAAAACATCGATCAAACTACTGATATCGATTTTAGAGTTTTGTTTTGGTTTTCTGACTTTCATTCTGATTTGGAATGATCTTTGATGATCAGTTCAGATATATATCGAATTTTATTTTCAATGACGCGATGAAAAAATAAGGAAGGGATCGCTACAAGTAAACCAACTATCGTTGTATTGAGAGCATCTTTGATCCCACCTGCTAAAACTTCTAAACTCACTTTTCCTTGTGATTCCATCTCACCAAAAGCAGTGTTGATGCCAATTACAGTACCGAGCAAACCAAGTAACATCGCAAGAGAGGCAATGGTTGGAAACCATTCTGTGACCCGTTCCAGTGGTGAAAAAAATAAATCCAATTCTTCCTCAGATGGGATTTTGGAAAAAACGGCGAGCCTTGTCTCCTTTTTCTCTAGTTTACGAAATCCAAGAAACAATCGAATGAAATAAATAAAGGAAACCACTGAAAATGCTAAAAGAAGAATAAAAATCAAAATTGCGGGAATTGAAAATGTCCAATTCATGGATGTATCGACCTCTATGAACCAATACAAACTGCCTTCCCAAGAAAAGAAACCGGAATATGTTAGAAAGAACTTTGATGGAATCGCCAAAGCCTATGATCGATTCAATGATTGGAATAGTTTTTTCCTTCACCGAATTTGGAAAAACTGGGTGGTCAAAGAGGCAAAAAAAGAGGTTCCAACCGCAAATACTGCCCTAGATCTCTGTTGCGGCACAGGAGACATTACCTACCGTCTTTCTCTAGACCAAGACCTAAAAACGGTAGTAGGACTCGATTTTTCGGAACAAATGTTGTCTTATGCCTTTCCAAAAGTAGAAGGTAAACCCCATGTCAAACTCACAGTGGGAGATGCAATGGACTTAAAACCATTTGCAGATGGTAGTTTTGATATTGTGACAATGGGATTTGGACTTCGGAATGTTTCGGATCTTAAAAAATGCCTTTTGGAAATCAAACGTGTGTTAAAGGAAGACGGAGTATTCGTGAATTTGGATGTGGGACGTGTGAGACCCAAATTCCTCAAAATCTTTGCTGATTTTTACTTTTTCCAAATTGTTCCATTGTTCGGATATTTACTTTATGGGAAACAAAACGAAATGTTTGATTACCTCCCACATTCTTCAAAAACCTATCCTGACCAAGAAACTTTATCCCAAATCCTCACTGAAATTGGTTTTCGAAAGGTTCGGTTTCAAAATTTTGTTTTCGGAAATGCGGTCGCTCACGTAGCAAAAAAACAAAATTGATGTATTTTTAAACAATTATGTCTGATCTGCAGGGGAAATTGTACTTTTTTTTGAATTCTGTTCGTACTTCCCCCCAGAAATCCAATGGATTTCCCTAAATTTTTTCAAAACTGCGTTGATTATTTTCACTAATTGTCGTTTAATCCACTATATAGGTAGGAAAAAAATATGAATCGATGGATCATTCTTTTGGTGCTTCCACTCTTTCTTCTGGATTGCTCCAATAAGAAAAAAGGAATGTTATTACTTCCCTTTTTAGGGCTCGGAGATGGCGCAACACAAGCCACAACTGCATCTGCAAACGATGGTGATGGAACTTTTACTGTGGTAGGTTTAGAGACAACCGACCCAAGCCAAGTTACAACCCCAGAAACAAATGCTGGATCAGGTGACACAAACAATGCGGAAACTCCATCCGTTGTGACTCCCACACCACAAGAGCCTCAAACTCCGGCGCCAACTACAGTTAACAACGATACTACGACAACTGTTGTTGACCAAACAAATGGTGATGATTTTAACTTTGAAACAAATATTACTGTTCCAGTCACAGTTGTGATCGTGAACGAATCAGGTCCTGTAACAAATGCTCCAGTGACAGTGACTGAATCTGTAACAACAGGAGAACCAAACGTGGTTGGAGTTGGAACAACAGACGGAAACGGATCTGTTACCATTCCAATTAGTGTACCTCCAACTGTTATCTCGGTTGATATCACAGTTGTAGGTGTAAACCCAACTACTGGCGAAGTGGTTGAAATCGTTGGTTCTGCTCCAGTACAACAACCAGCAACTGGCTCAAATTCAGAAGGAACTGTTGTCGTAGCACCAGTTGTAAACGTAGACACGACAAACTTCCAACCTGTGAATGGTTGTGTGCAAGCTGTTGATACGGATTGTGATGGAATTGCCAATTCATTTGATGAATTCCCAGATGATCCTAGTTTAGCGACTGTTGCAAGATCAGGTCGTTATACTATTGCATTTGAAGATATGTTCCCTTCTGCAGGGGATGCTGACTTAAATGACCATTCAACTGTATTTAGCACAGAAATGGATAAAACTCCAACAAACAAAGTGAAAACAATTCGTGGAACATACACTCATGTTGCAAAAGGTGCGGGTTACAATCATGAATTGAGACTTTCACTTGATGTTCCAACAAATGCAACTGTCCAAGTGAGTTATGTAGATGGAAACGGAAACCCATGGAATGGATGTGCTTCTGCTTCCAAATACACCGCGAATACTGCAGGAGATTGTACTGGTGGAACATTAACTCCAGCACAACTCAAACGAGGTGTTTTACTTCTCCCAAGCTCTGATAAAACTTTGTTTGGAAAGAAAAATGCTCCAAGTGCTGGGTCAACATTCACAATCAACGACTTTGTAAGAGGTGTAACCGCTCAAGTAACGATTACTTTTGCTGAACCTGTAGATTTGAATGTAACTAAGAACTTAGTTGGGGGACACCTTAACTACTTCCTTGCAATCAACCAAAAAACGGATGGTGTGTTTAGACAAATCTTCCGTCCAGGTTACTTTAAAGATGGAAACGGTAAAGATGCGTTCCTCGATAAAAATGGTTTCCCTTGGGCTATCATTGTTCCAGGTGTTTTCAACCACCCAACAGAAGGTGCTGACATTAGAAAACCATCTACATCGGGTTATATTTTCTTTAACTCATGGATGAACTCGAAAGGTGTCGCACATAAAGATTGGTATTTACACATTGACCAAATCCCTGCGCCAAATCGACCTTCCTATGTGGTACGTGTGAGTGACTTTTATACTGACAATGGTTTTACTGCATACTTAATCAAAGCTGTTCGTAAGAATGCTTTAGAAGTATCTGCAAGCCTCATCGTCGTAGGAGCTGCGTTAGGTTTTCTTATGAAACGGAAAATGGGAAACCCAAAAACCGCTTAAAAACAAACCTACCTAAACAAAAGAAATCCTTCCTCCTAAACCTAGGGGGGAGGATTTTTGTTTTATGGCCTCTCTCTTACGTTTTGCTGACACAGATTACTTCCTTTCTGGTAGATTTTTTAAAGATTTAGAGTCCGACCACCCTGTCCTCGTTGACCCACTTTGGTTAGGTACCAAATTGGAATCTCATTTTAAAGATTTCCCCCTCCCCAAAACTGATAGTTCAAATTCCTTTAGTTTGGTGACTTCAGGTTCCACAGGAGTTCCAAAAATCGTATGGAAGGATTGGAATGAAATCCAAAACGAAGTCGATGTTTGGTTACAAGAACCGTATACGAAAGTTATGTTTCAAGAAACAAATCAAGTGAGAGTACATGTCCCTCTTTGCCATCTCTATGGACTGCTTTGGGGGTTTTTGATCCCAAGGGCACTTGGTTTACCCATGATCATGGGCGATACCCAAAGCCAAAACAAATCGGAGCTTTGGATTACTTCCGCGCCTCACTTACAATCTATAATCTCAAATAAAACACAACTTCCAAAACGAGCCATTGTGTCGGGTATGAAATTCCCAGTCCCATTAGCACGTGAGTTGAGGGATTTAGGTGGGATTTCGCTCATCGAAATTTATGGTTCAACAGAAACAGGTGGGATGGGTTACCGTGACCCGCTGAGACAAAACAGATTCCAATTATTAAACGAAGTCGAAGTAAATTTCCAAAAAGAAGGTGAAACTTCAGAACTTTGTATCAAAAGTCCATTTGTATCCAGAAAATACTTTTCCTTCTCCGAGAATGAGTGGGTATTACAAAACTTACCAAACCATTCATTTTATGCGACGGGTGATTTAGGCGAAATTTCAGATCTCGGGTTTTATTTATTGGGCAGAAAAGACCGGATCATCAAACACAAAGGGAAACGTGTTTCTCTAGACCGTATTGAATCAGAAATCCTTGGACTTAAGTTAGAAGGACAATTTGTTTGTGTTCCTGTTTTTGATGATTCTGGAGATACAATTGGCCTTTTCACAAACACCAAGGACCCAATCGATAAAATCTACCAAACATTACGAAATGAACTCCCAGATAGCCATTTGCCACGTGTCATTGTCAAACAAAATCAAATCCCAAAACTTCCTAATGGGAAAACAGATTACCAAACAATTTCGAATTTTTGTTTGGAAGAATACAAACGACTAAAAACTCTCAAAGAAAATAGGAACTCCCAATTCAAAATCACAACCGATACTTCTGTTTCAGATATCATGCAATCTATTTTAGGATATGTACCGCAACCAAACGAACATTTGGTTTATGATTGTGGAATGGATTCCATTTTGTTTACAGAAATGTTTTTGAAAATAGAATCAATAATAGAACATAAAATACCAGAAGAAGACAAACAAAGTGGTTATTTTGTGAGTCTCTCTGGTATTGAAGAGTATATCAAAGACAAACTATATTTACAATAATTGGAAACATATAATCTTCTTATCCAAAATTGAATTAGAAGATTACCATTTGTCTAGGTTAAGTTTATCTCAATTTTACAAAGATCCAACTTGTATTTGTCCCTTTGTCATGATACAAATGAATGACAACATTCGTTGGTTTCATCTTGTACGTAAAAACATAATTGAAGGCAATATCCAAATCACCTGAAATCATTCCTTCTTTGAATCTTCCATAAAAAATTCTGTTGTTTGTACAAATTGCTACTTCTGTGAAAAAGTTTTTCCCTACAGCAGTTTGGATTGGAACATTTGCAAGTTCTGATTCGTATTTGTTGTATAGTAAAATTTTACCAGATTCATCAACCTTTACAATTCCAAAAGGGTAAGAATCTGCTTCTGATTGGCTAAGGGTACCTAGTTTTCCTAGAATATTTGGGTCTATAAATTTGCTCATTAACTTCGTTCCTATTCGAATGTTTTTTAGGTTTCGTATTCTGAATACATTGAGTTTAATTGTTCTTCCATTCCGCGGATGAGCGCAATCACCTCAGTAATAGAACTGGTTTTGGTTTCCTGAAACAATAACTCTTTTTCCGCATATAAATCAGAGATCTGTTCTTCTATTGAGTGGAGCTCTATAGAGTTTGACGATGCCACGGAGGGATTCGTCACAGAAATTTCCTTCTCTGCGTATAAGTCTTCCACTTGCATCACCAAGTCTTTTGTGACTTCTATGAGGCTAGTTACATCTTCTGCACCTCGGACTTGATTTCGAACCAGTTCGTTGATCCAATAAATGACAGAATTTTGTGATTTCGCTTTTTCTAAACGTAACCGTTCGGAAAGCGGATAATGTTCTTCAATTTCCCTTTTCGTAAATATCATAGTCTAACCATTAGATGTTTTTTTTGGATCCAATACGTCAAAAAAATAAGAAATCAAACAAATTTTAGGGAATTCAATGCCAAAACAACAGAACTTTAACGAAAAAGAGGGATTTTATACCCGTTTGGTTTGGAACGATTCTATTCATTTCAGTTTTTCCATTCTCCTACTTGGTTTCTTTGCTCTCCAATTAAATTATGGACTGATACCGTTATTTGTTCAAAATTCCATATTAGGAATTTTTTTCATTACATTAGTATTCCTTTTTTTTCGAATGATCCAAAATAAAAAAATACTAAAATACCAAATGGGATCGAATTCTTTAAAAACTGATCCCGTACTTTTACTTTCAGGATATGGAATCGACATCAACGATTATTCTGAGACATTGTTGGATACATGTTCAGATTTACAAAAGAGGTTGGACGCGATTGGGAACCATATAACCGAACTCAATCTGAAACTGCAAACAACAGGTAATGATATAGACCGAGTTTATCAAATTGTATCTCAACTTGCCTCAGAAGAAGTAAAACTGATGGAAGCGGTTGGCAAAACATCAGAAGAAATCAATATCATGTTTGAAATCGTCAACATTGTCATTGCAGAAATTCAAAGTCGAAATGAAACGATGGAAAATTTAGTGAATCTAAGCCAAGACGGAAGAAAAAAAGTTAACGATACAAATACCACCATCCAAAGGATCAGTGAATCGTCTGGCAACATTTTAAAACTCATCGATTTTATCAATGGTGTCTCCAAACAAACAAACCTACTTGCCATCAATGCCGCAATAGAAGCCACTCACTCTGGAACTGAAGGAAAAGGTTTTACAGTCATTGCCGACGAAATCAAAAATCTATCGACGGTTACTGCAAACAACGCCAAACAAATATCAAAAATATTAAATGAAAATGTAAATGATTATAAACGAGCAGAAAAATTAGGAATCGAATCTGGAGACGCATTTCAATTCATTGCGGGTGAGATCCATATTGTCCATGGTACCATTGCAGAAGTTGTACAATCCATCCAAGAATTAAAATCAAGAGGTGGAGCAATTCTTTCAAAAGCAAAAACATTAGATGATGTAGCAGAACGTGTGAGAGATACATCTGGGGAAGTTTATGGTGAAATTGTAACCATCAATACCAATTTGGAAGAAATCCAAACCTTATCTAATACGATCCATCATGAATGTGAAGAAATTCGGTCTGCACAACAAGCAATCCTAAAAACCACAGAAATACTAAAATCACAAATCCAAAGTATCCATAATGAAACCGATAAACTCTTACTTTTAGAAAACTGAAAACAAGTAGACCATTTGTTCTATTTGTAAAAAAATGGAA encodes:
- a CDS encoding MotA/TolQ/ExbB proton channel family protein, yielding MNWTFSIPAILIFILLLAFSVVSFIYFIRLFLGFRKLEKKETRLAVFSKIPSEEELDLFFSPLERVTEWFPTIASLAMLLGLLGTVIGINTAFGEMESQGKVSLEVLAGGIKDALNTTIVGLLVAIPSLFFHRVIENKIRYISELIIKDHSKSE
- a CDS encoding PAS domain-containing protein, which encodes MSKFIDPNILGKLGTLSQSEADSYPFGIVKVDESGKILLYNKYESELANVPIQTAVGKNFFTEVAICTNNRIFYGRFKEGMISGDLDIAFNYVFTYKMKPTNVVIHLYHDKGTNTSWIFVKLR
- a CDS encoding AMP-binding protein — translated: MASLLRFADTDYFLSGRFFKDLESDHPVLVDPLWLGTKLESHFKDFPLPKTDSSNSFSLVTSGSTGVPKIVWKDWNEIQNEVDVWLQEPYTKVMFQETNQVRVHVPLCHLYGLLWGFLIPRALGLPMIMGDTQSQNKSELWITSAPHLQSIISNKTQLPKRAIVSGMKFPVPLARELRDLGGISLIEIYGSTETGGMGYRDPLRQNRFQLLNEVEVNFQKEGETSELCIKSPFVSRKYFSFSENEWVLQNLPNHSFYATGDLGEISDLGFYLLGRKDRIIKHKGKRVSLDRIESEILGLKLEGQFVCVPVFDDSGDTIGLFTNTKDPIDKIYQTLRNELPDSHLPRVIVKQNQIPKLPNGKTDYQTISNFCLEEYKRLKTLKENRNSQFKITTDTSVSDIMQSILGYVPQPNEHLVYDCGMDSILFTEMFLKIESIIEHKIPEEDKQSGYFVSLSGIEEYIKDKLYLQ
- a CDS encoding methyl-accepting chemotaxis protein, whose translation is MPKQQNFNEKEGFYTRLVWNDSIHFSFSILLLGFFALQLNYGLIPLFVQNSILGIFFITLVFLFFRMIQNKKILKYQMGSNSLKTDPVLLLSGYGIDINDYSETLLDTCSDLQKRLDAIGNHITELNLKLQTTGNDIDRVYQIVSQLASEEVKLMEAVGKTSEEINIMFEIVNIVIAEIQSRNETMENLVNLSQDGRKKVNDTNTTIQRISESSGNILKLIDFINGVSKQTNLLAINAAIEATHSGTEGKGFTVIADEIKNLSTVTANNAKQISKILNENVNDYKRAEKLGIESGDAFQFIAGEIHIVHGTIAEVVQSIQELKSRGGAILSKAKTLDDVAERVRDTSGEVYGEIVTINTNLEEIQTLSNTIHHECEEIRSAQQAILKTTEILKSQIQSIHNETDKLLLLEN
- a CDS encoding LruC domain-containing protein codes for the protein MNRWIILLVLPLFLLDCSNKKKGMLLLPFLGLGDGATQATTASANDGDGTFTVVGLETTDPSQVTTPETNAGSGDTNNAETPSVVTPTPQEPQTPAPTTVNNDTTTTVVDQTNGDDFNFETNITVPVTVVIVNESGPVTNAPVTVTESVTTGEPNVVGVGTTDGNGSVTIPISVPPTVISVDITVVGVNPTTGEVVEIVGSAPVQQPATGSNSEGTVVVAPVVNVDTTNFQPVNGCVQAVDTDCDGIANSFDEFPDDPSLATVARSGRYTIAFEDMFPSAGDADLNDHSTVFSTEMDKTPTNKVKTIRGTYTHVAKGAGYNHELRLSLDVPTNATVQVSYVDGNGNPWNGCASASKYTANTAGDCTGGTLTPAQLKRGVLLLPSSDKTLFGKKNAPSAGSTFTINDFVRGVTAQVTITFAEPVDLNVTKNLVGGHLNYFLAINQKTDGVFRQIFRPGYFKDGNGKDAFLDKNGFPWAIIVPGVFNHPTEGADIRKPSTSGYIFFNSWMNSKGVAHKDWYLHIDQIPAPNRPSYVVRVSDFYTDNGFTAYLIKAVRKNALEVSASLIVVGAALGFLMKRKMGNPKTA
- a CDS encoding ubiquinone/menaquinone biosynthesis methyltransferase gives rise to the protein MNQYKLPSQEKKPEYVRKNFDGIAKAYDRFNDWNSFFLHRIWKNWVVKEAKKEVPTANTALDLCCGTGDITYRLSLDQDLKTVVGLDFSEQMLSYAFPKVEGKPHVKLTVGDAMDLKPFADGSFDIVTMGFGLRNVSDLKKCLLEIKRVLKEDGVFVNLDVGRVRPKFLKIFADFYFFQIVPLFGYLLYGKQNEMFDYLPHSSKTYPDQETLSQILTEIGFRKVRFQNFVFGNAVAHVAKKQN
- a CDS encoding ExbD/TolR family protein, whose translation is MKVRKPKQNSKIDISSLIDVLFILLIFLMLAVRFTEPTSTISLDLPKSKTDSFGNETHPLKIQIKSNGDLYKNEIKMDIDEFMNTLDSNSDPNMSVSLEVDQHTEFGSFVQITDVLKQKKYQKIDIKTKKE